ATTAATCACAATTTGTGAATTTCAGTCACAAGTTGCACAGAAATGACGTGTATTTATAAGTtacaagtaaagtaatttaatttgttcccaaacaaaatcactgttaaatgtagtgtgtggtccatgcagactttaaaggtttgtgctgttaaacttcagtctgttattacacaatatattggttattttaaagaaaacaagattgtacattaaaataaaatgcgcaAAAAACCTAACctataatttagaaaaattccAGTGTCAATACGAGAGAACTTTAGAACTAATTTGAACCTTAAACATTCAAactattgcacttttacattcagctgctgaggcacagccgactgtccacattactacaggatgactgaatcaatgctaaatactagaggtgatctcagtgagatggactcagaaacattagtaaaggaacgttccacaacaatgagagtgtcctgttaatgtgctgcttgtctctgtccCTCAGTTTGTGGACATGTCTCCTGCCTGCAGTGGGATGTCtgaacatcacttcctgtgctcCATCTGTCTGGAGGTGCTCACTGATCCAGTCACCACACCATGTGGACACAACTTCTGCAAAACATGCATCAGCACACACTGGGACACCAGTACCACCAGCAGGTGTCCCGTGTGTAATCAGGTGTTCAGCACTAAACCTCAGCTGAAGGTCAATATTATGATGCGTGAGATGGTTTCTCAGTTCAGACGTGAATCTGAGCagaaagcagcagcaccaggagaAGTTCTCTGTGACGTCTGCACTGGAACCAAAGTGAAGGCCCTGAAGTCCTGCCTGGACTGTATGGTCTCCTATTGTGAGACTCACCTGAAGCCTCATCTGACAGCATCAGGCCTGAGAAGACATCAGCTGGTGGAGCCTGTGGAGAACCTGGAAACCATGATGTGTCCAAAGCACAGCAAACCTCTGGAGCTGTTCTGTCAGAGCGATCAGACACGTGTCTGCTTGATGTGTTCTGTTTTGGAGCACAGGAGTCACCAGTTAGTCCCTCTGGGAGAAGATCTGTTTGAAGACAAGAAAGTTTATCTTCAGCAGATGATCCaaaagagacgagagaagctgGAGGAGATCAGAGAGTCAGTGAGATTCAGGAAGGAAGCAGCAGACAGAGGGAAAGCTGAAGGTGTGGAGATGTTCACTGCTTTGATGGAGCTTGGTCAGAgaggcctgaaggagctgatgaagacaatggaggagcaacaggaagtagaagagagagaggctgaAGGTTTGATCAAAGAGCTGGAGAAGGAAATCTTTGAGCTGATGAAGAGaagctctgaggtggagcagctctcccactctgaagaccacctcctccaacacttctgctccctgaaagctcctccagccaccaaggactggacagaggtcatggtccatccatcatcatatgaaggaactgtgctgagagctgtggctcagctggaggacacactcagtgacaaGATGATGAAGATAAAGATGTTAGAGATGAAGAGGCTGCAGCAGTTTGCAGTAGATGTGACTCTTCTTGATCCTCTTACAGCTCATCCTAACCTCgtcctgtctgatgatggaaaaCAAGTTTATTGCACAACAAAGAGAGATTTTATCCTTGTGTCAGTGTTTTAGGGAAACAAAATTTCAGTTCAGGTAGATTTTACTTTGAGGTTCAGGTTAAAGGAACAACTGAGTGGGATTTAGGAGTGGTTAAAGAATCCATCAACAGGAAGGGAGACATCACTAAGACTCCTAAGAATGGTTTATGGACTGTGATCctcagagatggaaatgtgtatACAGCATGTGAAGATCATCCAGTcattcttcatctgaagtgtgttcctGAGAAGGTCAGAATcggaatcaactttattggccaggggtgaatgaatacacacgaggaatttcttttggtgacctgtgctctctcaggtagtataacattaaataataacaatcaactagaataaagaaaaataaataaaaaaagagaaaaataaaaataaaaataaaaataaaaaagaagtataaacataaatataagagtagttagactaatatgtgcaaactaaataaaaaataacaagataataataataataataataataataataataataataataataataataataataataataataataataataataataataattaaagccgcgagcggcgtcataggttccgatgaagcggccgggggcggtaacccacggtcacgtatac
The genomic region above belongs to Gouania willdenowi unplaced genomic scaffold, fGouWil2.1 scaffold_416_arrow_ctg1, whole genome shotgun sequence and contains:
- the LOC114460176 gene encoding E3 ubiquitin-protein ligase TRIM47-like, with product MSPACSGMSEHHFLCSICLEVLTDPVTTPCGHNFCKTCISTHWDTSTTSRCPVCNQVFSTKPQLKVNIMMREMVSQFRRESEQKAAAPGEVLCDVCTGTKVKALKSCLDCMVSYCETHLKPHLTASGLRRHQLVEPVENLETMMCPKHSKPLELFCQSDQTRVCLMCSVLEHRSHQLVPLGEDLFEDKKVYLQQMIQKRREKLEEIRESVRFRKEAADRGKAEGVEMFTALMELGQRGLKELMKTMEEQQEVEEREAEGLIKELEKEIFELMKRSSEVEQLSHSEDHLLQHFCSLKAPPATKDWTEVMVHPSSYEGTVLRAVAQLEDTLSDKMMKIKMLEMKRLQQFAVDVTLLDPLTAHPNLVLSDDGKQVYCTTKRDFILVSVF